From the genome of Rathayibacter sp. VKM Ac-2759, one region includes:
- a CDS encoding beta-galactosidase, which yields MMHYGGDYNPEQWDEATWREDVVRMREAGVTTVSLGIFAWARIQPDEDTFDFEWLDRVIDLLHENGVAVDLATATASPPSWAAKKYPGLLPQDENGAVYWPGSRQAYSPSSPDYRRLAARLVTAIAERYHAHPAVVLWHVNNEYGCHLHYDYSDNAAAAFRVWLERKYDGIDDLNRRWGTLFWSQRYGAFDEIVPPRKAPYSHNPAGLLDFRRFTSDTLLELYTMERDIIRAAGATQPITTNFMGAFPPLDYWKWAAEVDVVSDDNYFDPADPESFRGAAFTRDLMRSLKPGQPWLLMEQATSAVSWRPSNAPKAPGRMAALSMQAVGRGADGILFFQWRQSRRGSEKFHSAMLPQAGTETRTWREVVELGRTLGELPDLGPTASGARIALVLDWENWWAIQNPDHPVVLDYLELVQRWHAALHRQSLAVDLVRATDDLSGYALVVLAHSYLLTDDAAATLTSFVEGGGRLLVTAFSDVVDEDDALRDGGFQVGLREVLGVSVLEFGATAAVTADGPFGAFDGAFLAEELAVAEDESRPVAVLGRFTSGQADGMPALTARSTGSGTAHYLATIPDDAGMTALTGWLAAEAGISPVLSAGPWVEASRRGDVVTVINHGAEPVDVAVSGTDVLTGAPVESLHLEQYGWALVRESAPAE from the coding sequence ATGATGCACTACGGAGGCGACTACAACCCCGAGCAGTGGGACGAGGCGACCTGGCGCGAGGACGTCGTCCGGATGCGCGAGGCGGGCGTCACCACCGTCAGCCTCGGCATCTTCGCCTGGGCGCGGATCCAGCCCGACGAGGACACCTTCGACTTCGAGTGGCTCGACCGCGTCATCGATCTGCTGCACGAGAACGGCGTCGCGGTGGACCTCGCGACCGCGACCGCCTCGCCTCCGTCGTGGGCCGCCAAGAAGTACCCGGGCCTGCTCCCCCAGGACGAGAACGGCGCCGTCTACTGGCCGGGCAGCCGCCAGGCCTACAGTCCGTCCTCGCCCGACTACCGCCGGCTCGCGGCCCGGCTCGTCACCGCGATCGCCGAGCGGTACCACGCTCATCCCGCCGTCGTGCTCTGGCACGTGAACAACGAGTACGGCTGCCATCTGCACTACGACTACTCCGACAACGCGGCCGCAGCCTTCCGCGTCTGGCTCGAGCGGAAGTACGACGGCATCGACGACCTCAACCGCCGCTGGGGCACCCTGTTCTGGTCGCAGCGCTACGGCGCGTTCGACGAGATCGTGCCGCCACGGAAGGCGCCGTACAGCCACAACCCCGCCGGCCTGCTCGACTTCCGCCGCTTCACCTCGGACACCCTGCTCGAGCTGTACACGATGGAGCGCGACATCATCCGCGCCGCGGGCGCGACCCAGCCGATCACGACGAACTTCATGGGTGCGTTCCCTCCGCTCGACTACTGGAAGTGGGCCGCCGAGGTCGACGTCGTCAGCGACGACAACTACTTCGACCCCGCCGATCCGGAGTCGTTCCGGGGCGCCGCCTTCACCCGCGACCTGATGCGGTCGCTGAAGCCCGGGCAGCCGTGGCTGCTGATGGAGCAGGCGACCAGCGCCGTCAGCTGGCGCCCGTCGAACGCGCCCAAGGCGCCGGGGCGGATGGCGGCGCTGTCGATGCAGGCCGTGGGGCGCGGAGCCGACGGGATCCTCTTCTTCCAGTGGCGCCAGTCGCGCCGCGGCAGCGAGAAGTTCCACTCGGCGATGCTCCCGCAGGCGGGCACGGAGACCCGCACCTGGCGAGAGGTGGTGGAGCTGGGGCGGACCCTCGGCGAGCTGCCCGACCTCGGACCGACCGCCTCCGGAGCGCGGATCGCCCTCGTGCTCGACTGGGAGAACTGGTGGGCGATCCAGAACCCGGACCACCCCGTCGTGCTCGACTACCTCGAGCTCGTGCAGCGCTGGCACGCCGCGCTCCACCGCCAGAGCCTCGCGGTCGACCTCGTGCGGGCGACGGACGACCTCTCGGGCTACGCGCTCGTCGTGCTCGCCCACTCCTACCTGCTGACCGACGACGCGGCGGCGACCCTGACCTCGTTCGTCGAGGGCGGCGGGCGCCTGCTCGTCACCGCCTTCAGCGACGTGGTCGACGAGGACGACGCACTCCGCGACGGCGGGTTCCAGGTGGGGCTGCGCGAGGTGCTCGGGGTGTCGGTGCTCGAGTTCGGCGCGACCGCCGCGGTCACCGCCGACGGGCCGTTCGGCGCCTTCGACGGGGCGTTCCTCGCGGAGGAGCTCGCGGTCGCGGAGGACGAGAGCCGCCCGGTGGCCGTGCTCGGCCGGTTCACCTCGGGGCAGGCCGACGGCATGCCGGCACTCACGGCGCGCTCGACCGGCTCCGGCACCGCGCACTACCTCGCGACGATCCCCGACGACGCGGGCATGACCGCGCTGACCGGCTGGCTGGCGGCCGAAGCCGGGATCTCCCCGGTGCTGAGCGCGGGCCCCTGGGTGGAGGCGTCGCGCCGCGGCGACGTCGTCACCGTGATCAACCACGGCGCCGAGCCGGTCGACGTCGCCGTGTCCGGCACGGACGTGCTCACCGGCGCGCCCGTCGAGTCACTGCACCTCGAGCAGTACGGCTGGGCCCTGGTGCGCGAGTCAGCGCCGGCCGAGTAG
- a CDS encoding acyltransferase: MIDRHEYFPWSFWAEAEPESRQRQLDRQRELLEAHPAWVLGPDCFVSEWAAIDAERLELGDRSYLAAGASITGEVVIGADCSINASTAVRGDVVLGSAVRVGAHTSILGFNHSMEPGTEVFRQPLTSRGVRIGDDVWIGSHVVVLDGVRVGDHAVLAAGAVVTKDVPSGAVVGGNPARRLRWRVPPVAPEVSDAARLADRARAEIEGVLRVARGEDGVRDRPGVEPSARAIGDSVELADLLLGTVPPGTTAESLAGLLRARQDPATGLIGDLWGDPDAAYEVLSAGYALDLLGSGFAHPLAAVTGESAEGLVGRLDRLRWHDDPWNAGHYVDAFGTALHWTHRRGDPVPPGLEEALYGWLLTRADPRSGMWGDASADRGLLLLVNGSYRTTRGTFAQQGRPLPYPEAVRDTVLRHARDDRWFRLDRVDACAALDVVHPLWLTRATAYRDEEVQALARTLLAQALGQWRPGRGFAFRLHDADAGLQGTEMWLATLWYLTDLLGASAELGYRPRGVHRPEPAPRLLGRR, encoded by the coding sequence ATGATCGACCGTCACGAGTACTTCCCCTGGTCGTTCTGGGCCGAGGCCGAGCCGGAGAGCCGGCAGCGGCAGCTCGACCGCCAGCGGGAGCTGCTCGAGGCGCACCCGGCATGGGTGCTGGGCCCCGACTGCTTCGTCTCGGAGTGGGCGGCGATCGACGCCGAGCGGCTCGAGCTGGGCGATCGCTCGTACCTCGCGGCCGGCGCGAGCATCACGGGCGAGGTGGTGATCGGCGCCGACTGCTCGATCAACGCCTCCACGGCCGTCCGCGGCGACGTCGTCCTCGGCTCGGCGGTCCGCGTCGGGGCGCACACGTCGATCCTCGGCTTCAACCACTCGATGGAGCCCGGGACCGAGGTGTTCCGGCAGCCGCTGACGAGCCGGGGCGTCCGCATCGGCGACGACGTCTGGATCGGCTCGCACGTGGTCGTGCTCGACGGCGTGCGGGTCGGCGACCACGCCGTCCTCGCGGCGGGCGCCGTGGTGACGAAGGACGTGCCCTCCGGCGCCGTGGTCGGCGGCAATCCCGCCCGCCGCCTGCGCTGGCGGGTCCCGCCCGTCGCGCCGGAGGTCTCGGACGCCGCCCGGCTCGCGGACCGCGCCCGCGCCGAGATCGAGGGCGTCCTCCGCGTCGCCCGGGGCGAGGACGGCGTCCGCGACCGGCCGGGCGTCGAGCCGAGTGCGCGGGCGATCGGCGACTCGGTCGAGCTCGCCGACCTCCTGCTGGGCACCGTCCCGCCCGGGACGACGGCGGAGTCGCTCGCAGGCCTGCTCCGCGCGCGGCAGGACCCGGCGACGGGGCTGATCGGCGACCTCTGGGGCGACCCGGACGCGGCGTACGAGGTGCTCAGCGCGGGCTACGCGCTCGACCTGCTCGGATCGGGCTTCGCCCACCCGTTGGCGGCGGTGACCGGCGAGAGCGCCGAGGGCCTCGTCGGGCGGCTCGACCGCCTCCGCTGGCACGACGACCCGTGGAACGCGGGCCACTACGTCGACGCCTTCGGCACCGCCCTGCACTGGACGCACCGCCGCGGCGACCCCGTGCCGCCCGGCCTCGAGGAGGCGCTGTACGGCTGGCTGCTCACCCGCGCCGATCCGCGAAGCGGGATGTGGGGAGACGCCTCGGCCGACCGCGGTCTGCTCCTGCTCGTCAACGGGTCGTACCGCACCACCCGCGGCACCTTCGCCCAGCAGGGGCGCCCCCTTCCGTACCCGGAGGCGGTCCGCGACACCGTCCTCCGCCACGCCCGCGACGACCGCTGGTTCCGGCTCGACCGCGTCGACGCCTGCGCGGCGCTCGACGTCGTCCATCCGCTCTGGCTGACCCGCGCCACCGCCTACCGCGACGAGGAGGTGCAGGCCCTCGCGCGCACCCTCCTCGCGCAGGCCCTCGGGCAGTGGCGACCCGGCCGGGGCTTCGCCTTCCGGCTGCACGACGCCGATGCCGGACTGCAGGGCACCGAGATGTGGCTCGCGACGCTCTGGTACCTCACCGACCTGCTGGGCGCCTCCGCGGAGCTCGGCTACCGCCCGCGCGGCGTGCACCGCCCCGAGCCCGCCCCCCGGCTACTCGGCCGGCGCTGA